A genomic segment from Enoplosus armatus isolate fEnoArm2 chromosome 12, fEnoArm2.hap1, whole genome shotgun sequence encodes:
- the chst3a gene encoding carbohydrate sulfotransferase 3a, which produces MKTKYAIVFICIVALVIIEKESNILSRVSDKLIQRQIPQQTPQTPLDYSNTTQNGSLTVLKMLLSQLTGTKGNYSSLSEEQKEDERDDLGTYSYGGGRKHILLLATTRTGSSFVGEFFNQHGENMFYLFEPLWHVERMLTMAAEANNGTVLAGIYRDVLQGLFLCDFSPLEKFISPPPQDHVTPALFRRESSLSLCEESVCSPVMKDVFERYHCKTRRCGPLNLTLASESCLSKQHHAIKTVRVRQLDTLQPLVEDPRLDVRVIQLVRDPRAILASRMVAFSSKYQTWKAWAQDGQVPEDDEEVKRLKGNCDHIRMSAEVGLSQPRWLRSRYMLVRYEDIARYPMQKAEEMYRFTGIPFSPQAREWILRNTQTTQEASGIYSTQKNSSEQAEKWRFSIPFTLAQVVQRVCGPTMKLFGYRFVDDEKTLINKSISLLEEKLFH; this is translated from the exons ATGAAGACCAAATATGCAATTGTCTTTATCTGTATCGTGGCCCTGGTCATCATCGAAAAGGAAAGCAACATCCTATCAAG GGTCTCTGATAAGCTGATCCAGAGGCAGATTCCACAGCAGACCCCACAGACTCCACTGGAttacagcaacacaacacaaaatggcTCCCTGACAGTGCTCAAAATGCTGCTCTCTCAACTCACTGGTACAAAAGGGAATTACTCAAGTCTCTCTGAGGAGCAAAAGGAGGATGAACGAGATGATTTAGGCACCTACAGCTACGGCGGTGGCCGTAAGCACATATTACTCTTGGCCACCACACGAACAGGTTCCTCATTTGTAGGGGAATTTTTCAACCAGCACGGGGAGAACATGTTCTACCTGTTTGAGCCTTTGTGGCACGTCGAACGCATGCTGACCATGGCTGCAGAGGCAAACAACGGGACAGTGTTGGCAGGAATCTACCGCGACGTACTCCAGGGGCTCTTCCTGTGTGATTTCTCTCCTCTTGAGAAGTTCATCTCTCCCCCACCTCAGGACCACGTCACCCCGGCTCTTTTCCGCAGAGAGTCTAGTTTATCGCTCTGTGAAGAATCTGTCTGCTCTCCTGTaatgaaagatgtttttgaGAG GTATCACTGTAAAACGCGTCGCTGTGGGCCGCTGAACTTGACCCTTGCATCTGAATCCTGCCTTTCCAAGCAACACCATGCCATTAAGACTGTCCGTGTGCGCCAGCTGGACACATTGCAGCCTTTGGTGGAGGATCCTCGTCTGGATGTGAGAGTGATCCAGCTAGTCCGAGATCCACGGGCCATCTTAGCCTCCCGCATGGTTGCTTTCTCTTCTAAGTACCAGACGTGGAAGGCCTGGGCGCAGGACGGCCAGGTGCCTGAAGATGACGAGGAGGTGAAGAGGCTCAAAGGAAACTGTGACCACATTAGGATGTCTGCAGAGGTGGGACTGAGCCAACCCCGCTGGCTGAGGAGCCGCTACATGTTGGTGCGCTATGAGGATATTGCCCGCTACCCCATGCAGAAGGCGGAGGAGATGTACAGGTTCACAGGGATACCATTTAGTCCCCAAGCTAGGGAGTGGATTCTGAGGAACACCCAGACCACACAGGAAGCTAGCGGGATTTACTCCACCCAGAAGAACTCATCAGAGCAGGCAGAGAAATGGAGATTTAGCATTCCCTTTACATTGGCTCAGGTAGTGCAGAGAGTGTGTGGACCCACCATGAAGCTGTTTGGGTACAGATTTGTGGATGATGAAAAGACACTGATCAATAAGTCCATCAGTTTGCTTGAGGAGAAACTATTTCATTAA
- the cdhr1a gene encoding LOW QUALITY PROTEIN: cadherin-related family member 1a (The sequence of the model RefSeq protein was modified relative to this genomic sequence to represent the inferred CDS: substituted 1 base at 1 genomic stop codon) yields the protein MTXFFRMKNVKKLHLPLLFVFVHACFAQADFAPYFYDNGPYSHNGNLALFSLSEDTAVGTQIYCLNGTDPEGQEVRYGLSFDPGSKEYFRIDPVSGNITLVEQLDREKQDSIDVLVSITDGQSKVVERVTIFVMDANDEKPEFQNMPAIIDVLETTESGSSIYKVEAVDRDTGSGGSVTYYLQNSQSTVFAIDRHSGVLRIKSGEMLDYEKTKTHFVTVIAKDGGGNFNDKEQFMSSSATLTINVIDAQDTSPFFIGTPYFGYVYEVSVPGSEIFTVTAKDGDLGNPNPIRYSFDDGDDGVFSINKTSGCITLLTLPIYLKREIFNIKVKASEVSPEGRLLDYGVTTVVIRVVDLNNNPPTFYGEKGPQNMFELTMYEHPPEGEILRGLKITVNDSDQGANAKFNLRLIGPGRMLRVVPQTVLNEAQVTILVEDSAAMDYEKNHFLTYKLLAVEIDTPERFSATADIVIHLLDTNDNAPKFSSDYYIARIPENSPGGSNVVSVTATDPDSGPWGEVKYSIYGSGADLFLIQPASGIIYTQPWASLDAEVRSKYNFYVKAEDAEGKYSLAEVFVTVLDLNDHPPAFNDNFLETTMVIGAPVKIEAVDDDAEIPNNVIEYAIMKAEPDNNIFDINSDTGEIVLKSYIKSMAIIQNITKQRDCTWSLVVQARDRGQPSFSTTAVVKIDITEATQLSGGPLGSFLMQSRNKPLQILGMLAGVISLMVVVTVIISTATFLRNKKSNRILPNRRIRRRPRNQHAWNFKNPFKKPETRGEKFRVEEEEREPEVIVENVNYNNNVSNIVRLWPSPPPPCAPSLPPPPPPPYIPGERQWAIPTVSATVAPRPKKKSAITRQDTVNNALVSELKMRLEQKRMLKH from the exons ATGACTTGATTCTTTAGGATGAAGAATgtaaagaaattacatttgccactgctttttgtgtttgtgcatgcctGCTTTG CACAAGCGGACTTTGCCCCCTATTTCTATGACAATGGACCCTACAGCCACAATGGGAACCTGGCTCTCTTCAGCCTCTCAGAGGACACGGCTGTCG GTACACAGATCTATTGTCTCAATGGCACAGACCCTGAAGGCCAGGAGGTGAGGTATGGCCTGTCCTTTGATCCAGGGTCAAAAGAATACTTCAGGATCGACCCCGTATCCGGAAACATCACATTGGTGGAACAGCTGGACAGAGAG AAACAAGACTCTATTGACGTCCTTGTCAGCATCACAGATGGGCAAAGCAAG gTTGTGGAAAGAGTCACAATATTTGTGATGGATGCAAATGATGAAAAACCTGAATTCCAAAACATGCCGGCAATCATTGATGTTCTGGAG aCAACTGAGTCTGGCAGCAGCATCTACAAAGTCGAAGCAGTGGACAGAGACACGGGCTCAGGGGGCTCGGTCACCTACTACCTCCAG AATTCTCAGTCCACTGTGTTTGCCATCGACAGACACAGTGGTGTCCTGCGTATCAAATCTGGAGAAATGTTGGACtatgagaaaacaaagacacactttGTCACTGTCATTGCAAAG GATGGTGGTGGTAATTTTAATGACAAGGAGCAATTTATGTCATCGTCTGCCACCCTGACTATCAACGTGATTGATGCACAGGACACTTCGCCATTTTTTATTGGAACGCCGTATTTTGGCTACGTTTATGAAGTCTCAGTGCCA GGATCTGAAATATTCACTGTTACAGCCAAAGATGGTGATCTGGGAAACCCGAATCCAATCCGTTATTCCTTTGACGACG GTGATGATGGTGTTTTTAGCATCAATAAAACAAGCGGGTGTATCACCCTGCTGACTCTCCCCATTTATCTGAAGAGAGAAATCTTTAACATTAAAGTCAAG GCATCAGAAGTAAGTCCCGAAGGCAGACTCCTGGACTACGGGGTGACCACGGTGGTGATCCGTGTGGTGGACCTGAACAATAATCCACCCACTTTCTACGGAGAAAAGGGCCCACAGAACATGTTTGAGTTGACCATGTATGAGCACCCACCGGAGGGAGAGATACTCCGGGGGCTGAAAATCACAGTCAATGACTCCGATCAG GGTGCCAATGCTAAATTCAATCTGAGACTGATTGGACCAGGAAGGATGCTGCGAGTCGTCCCTCAGACTGTACTCAATGAGGCCCAAGTCACAATCTTAGTAGAGGACTCTGCTGCCATGGACTATGAGAAAAACCATTTTCTCACATACAAG CTACTTGCAGTTGAGATCGATACACCTGAGAGATTCAGTGCCACAGCAGACATTGTCATTCATCTCCTGGACACCAACGACAACGCTCCCAAATTCTCCTCAGATTACTACATTGCCAGAATTCCAGAAAACTCACCGGGTGGCTCCAATGTGGTGTCCGTCACG GCAACAGACCCAGACTCGGGACCTTGGGGTGAAGTGAAGTACTCCATCTATGGATCAGGGGCTGACTT GTTCCTGATCCAGCCTGCATCTGGGATCATCTACACCCAGCCGTGGGCGAGCCTGGATGCAGAGGTGAGGTCCAAGTATAACTTCTATGTGAAGGCAGAGGACGCAGAGGGAAAGTACAGCCTGGCTGAGgtgtttgtgactgtgttgGACCTGAATGACCACCCGCCTGCATTCAATGACAACTTCCTCGAGACGACTATGGTGATTGGAGCACCAGTGAAAATAGAG GCTGTAGACGATGATGCAGAAATACCCAACAATGTTATTGAGTATGCCATCATGAAAGCTGAGCCAGACAACAACATATTTGACATTAACTCCGACACGGGGGAGATCGTGCTCAAGTCCTACATCAAGTCAATGGCCATCATTCAGAACATCACCAAGCAGAGAGACTGCACCTGGTCGCTGGTGGTGCAGGCCCGGGACCGAGGCCAGCCATCCTTCAGCACCACCGCAGTCGTCAAGATCGACATCACCGAAGCT ACCCAACTCAGTGGGGGGCCTTTGGGATCATTTTTGATGCAGAGTAGAAACAAGCCTTTGCAAATCCTAGGCATGCTTGCTGGTGTCATTAGTCTCATGGTTGTAGTCACAGTCATCATCTCCACCGCAACATTCCTGCGCAACAAAAAGTCCAACCGGATCCTGCCGAACCGCCGCATAAGGAGGAGGCCACGGAACCAGCACGCCTGGAACTTCAAAAACCCCTTCAAGAAACCAGAAACTCGCGGAGAGAAATTCAGAGTAGAAGAGGAAGAGCGGGAGCCTGAGGTCATTGTGGAGAATGTCAACTATAACAACAATGTCAGCAACATTGTGAGACTCTGGCCCTCGCCTCCGCCACCTTGCGCCCCATCTCttccccctccaccacctccccccTACATCCCAGGGGAGAGGCAGTGGGCGATACCCACCGTCTCAGCAACAGTGGCACCCAGACCCAAAAAGAAGTCAGCGATAACCAGACAGGACACTGTGAACAATGCGCTGGTTTCAGAGCTCAAGATGAGACTGGAGCAGAAGAGGATGCTGAAACATTAA